From a region of the Argiope bruennichi chromosome 8, qqArgBrue1.1, whole genome shotgun sequence genome:
- the LOC129981003 gene encoding trans-L-3-hydroxyproline dehydratase-like isoform X3: MSEGDFMHVIKVTTHDMHTGGEPLRIITSGLPDLKGSTILEKRVYAKQHLDHYRRLLMNEPRGHKDMYGAILFQEKPNEFGVLFLNNEGYSPMCGHGVIALGRYVVDYGLVKPVSPETEITFNCPCGPVQTYVEYNNNSSGSVHFESVPAFVYKLGAEIVVPKIGKVLIDVAYGGAFYAIISDKDVSLDLKSTPLTEIIDVAGRITEAVKKQLLILHPEREELSFLYGTIITDGKDKFTDGTTTNICIFADKEVDRSPTGSGVTARMALQWKKGFISKNEIKEFKSVIGTTFTGRIIDETTVGDFPAVIVEVSDIS; this comes from the exons ATGAGTGAA GGGGATTTTATGCATGTAATTAAAGTTACAACACATGATATGCATACCGGAGGTGAACCTTTGCGCATTATAACTTCAGGCCTTCCAGATTTAAAAGGATCTACTATTTTGGAAAAGAGAGTGTATGCAAAACAACACTTAGATCATTATCGAAGACTTCTTATGAATGAGCCAAGAGGTCACAAAGATATGTATGGTGCAATATTGTTCCAGGAGAAGCCAAATGAATTTGGTGTTCTATTCTTGAATAACGAAGGCTATAGTCCTATGTGTGGACATGGTGTCATTGCACTTGGTCGTTATGTAGTTGATTATGGCTTAGTAAAACCTGTATCTCCAGAAACAGAAATAACTTTTAACTGCCCTTGTGGTCCTGTCCAGACATATGTAGAATATAACAATAATTCAAGTGGTTCAGTTCATTTTGAAAGTGTTCCAGCTTTTGTCTATAAACTTg GAGCTGAAATTGTTGTGCCAAAAATTGGAAAAGTGTTGATTGATGTGGCGTATGGTGGTGCCTTTTATGCCATTATAAGTGATAAGGATGTATCACTGGATTTAAAGTCTACGCCTCTAACTGAAATCATTGATGTAGCTGGAAGAATTACTG aagCTGTGAAGAAGCAATTACTTATACTGCATCCAGAAAGAgaagaattatcatttttatatggaaCAATTATCACTGATGGAAAAGATAAATTTACTGATGGTACTACaactaatatttgtatttttgctgATAAGGAA GTTGACCGCAGTCCTACAGGATCTGGTGTAACTGCTCGCATGGCACTTCAGTGGAAAAAAGGTTTCATttcaaaaaacgaaataaaagaattcaaaagtgTAATTGGCACTACATTTACTGGGAGGATCATTGATGAAACTACTGTTGGAGATTTTCCTGCAGTAATAGTTGAAGTTTCAG aTATTTCTTAA
- the LOC129981003 gene encoding trans-L-3-hydroxyproline dehydratase-like isoform X1 yields MSEGDFMHVIKVTTHDMHTGGEPLRIITSGLPDLKGSTILEKRVYAKQHLDHYRRLLMNEPRGHKDMYGAILFQEKPNEFGVLFLNNEGYSPMCGHGVIALGRYVVDYGLVKPVSPETEITFNCPCGPVQTYVEYNNNSSGSVHFESVPAFVYKLGAEIVVPKIGKVLIDVAYGGAFYAIISDKDVSLDLKSTPLTEIIDVAGRITEAVKKQLLILHPEREELSFLYGTIITDGKDKFTDGTTTNICIFADKEVDRSPTGSGVTARMALQWKKGFISKNEIKEFKSVIGTTFTGRIIDETTVGDFPAVIVEVSGMAYHTGDHTFYLEYRDELKEGFQLPR; encoded by the exons ATGAGTGAA GGGGATTTTATGCATGTAATTAAAGTTACAACACATGATATGCATACCGGAGGTGAACCTTTGCGCATTATAACTTCAGGCCTTCCAGATTTAAAAGGATCTACTATTTTGGAAAAGAGAGTGTATGCAAAACAACACTTAGATCATTATCGAAGACTTCTTATGAATGAGCCAAGAGGTCACAAAGATATGTATGGTGCAATATTGTTCCAGGAGAAGCCAAATGAATTTGGTGTTCTATTCTTGAATAACGAAGGCTATAGTCCTATGTGTGGACATGGTGTCATTGCACTTGGTCGTTATGTAGTTGATTATGGCTTAGTAAAACCTGTATCTCCAGAAACAGAAATAACTTTTAACTGCCCTTGTGGTCCTGTCCAGACATATGTAGAATATAACAATAATTCAAGTGGTTCAGTTCATTTTGAAAGTGTTCCAGCTTTTGTCTATAAACTTg GAGCTGAAATTGTTGTGCCAAAAATTGGAAAAGTGTTGATTGATGTGGCGTATGGTGGTGCCTTTTATGCCATTATAAGTGATAAGGATGTATCACTGGATTTAAAGTCTACGCCTCTAACTGAAATCATTGATGTAGCTGGAAGAATTACTG aagCTGTGAAGAAGCAATTACTTATACTGCATCCAGAAAGAgaagaattatcatttttatatggaaCAATTATCACTGATGGAAAAGATAAATTTACTGATGGTACTACaactaatatttgtatttttgctgATAAGGAA GTTGACCGCAGTCCTACAGGATCTGGTGTAACTGCTCGCATGGCACTTCAGTGGAAAAAAGGTTTCATttcaaaaaacgaaataaaagaattcaaaagtgTAATTGGCACTACATTTACTGGGAGGATCATTGATGAAACTACTGTTGGAGATTTTCCTGCAGTAATAGTTGAAGTTTCAGGTATGGCTTACCATACTGGTGATCATACTTTTTATTTGGAATATCGTGATGAATTGAAAGAAGGTTTTCAACTGCcacgatga
- the LOC129981003 gene encoding trans-L-3-hydroxyproline dehydratase-like isoform X2, with translation MSEGDFMHVIKVTTHDMHTGGEPLRIITSGLPDLKGSTILEKRVYAKQHLDHYRRLLMNEPRGHKDMYGAILFQEKPNEFGVLFLNNEGYSPMCGHGVIALGRYVVDYGLVKPVSPETEITFNCPCGPVQTYVEYNNNSSGSVHFESVPAFVYKLGAEIVVPKIGKVLIDVAYGGAFYAIISDKDVSLDLKSTPLTEIIDVAGRITEAVKKQLLILHPEREELSFLYGTIITDGKDKFTDGTTTNICIFADKEVDRSPTGSGVTARMALQWKKGFISKNEIKEFKSVIGTTFTGRIIDETTVGDFPAVIVEVSEIRREALVTILSSHMLHVMKFQKEN, from the exons ATGAGTGAA GGGGATTTTATGCATGTAATTAAAGTTACAACACATGATATGCATACCGGAGGTGAACCTTTGCGCATTATAACTTCAGGCCTTCCAGATTTAAAAGGATCTACTATTTTGGAAAAGAGAGTGTATGCAAAACAACACTTAGATCATTATCGAAGACTTCTTATGAATGAGCCAAGAGGTCACAAAGATATGTATGGTGCAATATTGTTCCAGGAGAAGCCAAATGAATTTGGTGTTCTATTCTTGAATAACGAAGGCTATAGTCCTATGTGTGGACATGGTGTCATTGCACTTGGTCGTTATGTAGTTGATTATGGCTTAGTAAAACCTGTATCTCCAGAAACAGAAATAACTTTTAACTGCCCTTGTGGTCCTGTCCAGACATATGTAGAATATAACAATAATTCAAGTGGTTCAGTTCATTTTGAAAGTGTTCCAGCTTTTGTCTATAAACTTg GAGCTGAAATTGTTGTGCCAAAAATTGGAAAAGTGTTGATTGATGTGGCGTATGGTGGTGCCTTTTATGCCATTATAAGTGATAAGGATGTATCACTGGATTTAAAGTCTACGCCTCTAACTGAAATCATTGATGTAGCTGGAAGAATTACTG aagCTGTGAAGAAGCAATTACTTATACTGCATCCAGAAAGAgaagaattatcatttttatatggaaCAATTATCACTGATGGAAAAGATAAATTTACTGATGGTACTACaactaatatttgtatttttgctgATAAGGAA GTTGACCGCAGTCCTACAGGATCTGGTGTAACTGCTCGCATGGCACTTCAGTGGAAAAAAGGTTTCATttcaaaaaacgaaataaaagaattcaaaagtgTAATTGGCACTACATTTACTGGGAGGATCATTGATGAAACTACTGTTGGAGATTTTCCTGCAGTAATAGTTGAAGTTTCAG